A single window of Nicotiana tomentosiformis chromosome 1, ASM39032v3, whole genome shotgun sequence DNA harbors:
- the LOC104103786 gene encoding annexin D3-like isoform X1: MGTLRIPDVIPSPTEDCESLMKAFKGKKRLATGCSMYIKGLGTNEKSVISVLGHRDVSQRKKIRETYEQLYNRSLVDDIFDELSGDFRKAVIMWTYEPSERDARLANEALKSRKKTITQLQVIVEIACASSPDHLVAVRQAYCGLFNCSLEEDITANVPMPVQKILIGLVRSYRYVKELVDPSTANAEAAVLREVLRTKQLDHDNFLMILSTRNVHQLRATFECYKQNYGFSIDQDIKSCGKGLLESILKVVIWCIDSPEKHFAEVVRASIVGIGTDEDSLTRAIVARAEVDMMKVRGEYFIANKTSLDNAVIGDTSGDYRKFLMTLLGAKV; encoded by the exons ATGGGTACATTGAGAATACCAGATGTAATTCCTTCTCCTACTGAAGACTGTGAATCACTCATGAAAGCCTTCAAAG GCAAAAAGAGATTAGCTACTGGTTGTTCCATGTACATAAAAG GGCTGGGAACAAATGAGAAGTCAGTAATATCGGTGTTGGGGCACAGAGATGTAAGTCAGAGGAAGAAGATCAGAGAAACCTACGAGCAACTTTACAACAGGTCCCTTGTTGATGACATTTTTGATGAATTATCTGGTGATTTCAGG AAAGCTGTAATCATGTGGACATATGAGCCTTCTGAAAGAGATGCGAGACTAGCAAATGAAGCCTTGAAGTCGAGAAAGAAAACCATCACTCAGTTGCAAGTGATAGTAGAGATAGCCTGTGCGTCATCTCCTGATCATCTCGTCGCTGTAAGACAAGCATATTGTGGCCTCTTCAACTGTTCACTTGAAGAAGATATCACAGCAAATGTCCCTATGCCTGTTCAAAAA ATTCTTATTGGTCTAGTCAGGTCCTATAGATATGTTAAAGAATTGGTGGATCCTAGTACTGCAAATGCAGAAGCTGCTGTCCTTCGTGAAGTGCTACGGACAAAACAGTTGGATCATGACAATTTTCTGATGATACTCAGCACAAGGAATGTTCATCAGCTTAGAGCAACTTTTGAGTGCTACAAGCAAAATTATGGATTCTCCATTGACCAG GACATTAAGAGCTGTGGAAAAGGTCTGTTGGAATCTATTCTGAAGGTGGTTATCTGGTGCATTGATTCACCAGAGAAACATTTTGCTGAG GTTGTCAGAGCCTCGATTGTCGGGATAGGAACTGATGAGGATTCTCTAACAAGAGCCATTGTAGCTCGAGCTGAAGTTGATATGATGAAAGTAAGGGGAGAGTATTTCATCGCGAACAAGACCAGTCTTGATAATGCAGTTATTGGTGATACATCAGGTGATTACAGGAAGTTCCTGATGACACTGCTTGGTGCCAAAGTGTAG
- the LOC104103788 gene encoding annexin D4-like, producing MAEANAYAALTKAFSGLGVDENLFISTLGNWNRHQRESYRVSTPGFFKEDERQFQRWDDQHILQLRQEFLRLKDAVVLYTMHPWERDARLFKEALLLKVPQLKVLIETACTRSSEELLGARRAYHSLFEHSIEEDIAFHIQTPERKLLVALVSSYRYEGPRVNDDLAKSEAKVFVNALKDAKKNLIEDEEIVRILSHRSKLHLKVLYSHYKEMTDNYLDEDLDGCLILKQVVQCLCSPQTYFSKILIESLRLDVDESAKDSVTRVIVTRADDDMKQIKEEFHSKYGTTLPAKIEEVANGSYKNFLLTIVAKSE from the exons ATGGCAGAGGCTAATGCGTATGCAGCTCTCACCAAAGCTTTCTCAG GACTTGGTGTGGATGAGAATTTATTCATCTCAACATTGGGGAATTGGAATCGGCATCAGAGGGAATCCTATAGGGTAAGCACTCCAGGATTTTTCAAAGAAGATGAACGCCAATTTCAGAGATGGGATGATCAACATATTCTTCAGCTTCGCCAAGAATTTTTGCGTCTTaag GATGCCGTTGTGTTGTACACAATGCACCCATGGGAAAGAGATGCTCGCTTGTTTAAGGAGGCATTATTATTGAAAGTACCTCAACTTAAGGTTTTAATTGAGACTGCTTGTACTAGATCTTCTGAAGAGCTTTTGGGTGCAAGAAGAGCCTATCATTCCCTCTTTGAACATTCAATAGAGGAAGACATTGCCTTCCATATCCAAACTCCTGAAAGAAAG CTTCTAGTTGCTCTAGTGAGTTCCTACCGTTATGAAGGGCCAAGAGTAAATGACGATCTTGCAAAATCTGAGGCTAAGGTATTTGTGAATGCTCTAAAAGATGCTAAGAAAAATCTCATTGAGGATGAAGAGATTGTGAGGATCCTTTCACACAGAAGCAAGCTCCATCTTAAGGTCCTCTATAGCCACTACAAGGAAATGACAGACAACTACCTAGACGAG GATCTTGATGGTTGCTTGATCTTGAAACAAGTAGTTCAATGCCTTTGTTCACCTCAAACATACTTCAGCAAg ATTTTGATCGAGTCCTTAAGATTGGATGTGGATGAATCTGCTAAAGACTCAGTCACCCGAGTCATCGTTACAAGAGCAGACGATGATATgaagcaaatcaaagaagaatttcACAGCAAATATGGAACTACCTTACCTGCAAAGATCGAAGAAGTTGCCAATGGAAGTTATAAGAATTTCTTGCTTACTATAGTTGCAAAATCTGAGTAA
- the LOC104103786 gene encoding annexin D3-like isoform X2 yields MGTLRIPDVIPSPTEDCESLMKAFKGLGTNEKSVISVLGHRDVSQRKKIRETYEQLYNRSLVDDIFDELSGDFRKAVIMWTYEPSERDARLANEALKSRKKTITQLQVIVEIACASSPDHLVAVRQAYCGLFNCSLEEDITANVPMPVQKILIGLVRSYRYVKELVDPSTANAEAAVLREVLRTKQLDHDNFLMILSTRNVHQLRATFECYKQNYGFSIDQDIKSCGKGLLESILKVVIWCIDSPEKHFAEVVRASIVGIGTDEDSLTRAIVARAEVDMMKVRGEYFIANKTSLDNAVIGDTSGDYRKFLMTLLGAKV; encoded by the exons ATGGGTACATTGAGAATACCAGATGTAATTCCTTCTCCTACTGAAGACTGTGAATCACTCATGAAAGCCTTCAAAG GGCTGGGAACAAATGAGAAGTCAGTAATATCGGTGTTGGGGCACAGAGATGTAAGTCAGAGGAAGAAGATCAGAGAAACCTACGAGCAACTTTACAACAGGTCCCTTGTTGATGACATTTTTGATGAATTATCTGGTGATTTCAGG AAAGCTGTAATCATGTGGACATATGAGCCTTCTGAAAGAGATGCGAGACTAGCAAATGAAGCCTTGAAGTCGAGAAAGAAAACCATCACTCAGTTGCAAGTGATAGTAGAGATAGCCTGTGCGTCATCTCCTGATCATCTCGTCGCTGTAAGACAAGCATATTGTGGCCTCTTCAACTGTTCACTTGAAGAAGATATCACAGCAAATGTCCCTATGCCTGTTCAAAAA ATTCTTATTGGTCTAGTCAGGTCCTATAGATATGTTAAAGAATTGGTGGATCCTAGTACTGCAAATGCAGAAGCTGCTGTCCTTCGTGAAGTGCTACGGACAAAACAGTTGGATCATGACAATTTTCTGATGATACTCAGCACAAGGAATGTTCATCAGCTTAGAGCAACTTTTGAGTGCTACAAGCAAAATTATGGATTCTCCATTGACCAG GACATTAAGAGCTGTGGAAAAGGTCTGTTGGAATCTATTCTGAAGGTGGTTATCTGGTGCATTGATTCACCAGAGAAACATTTTGCTGAG GTTGTCAGAGCCTCGATTGTCGGGATAGGAACTGATGAGGATTCTCTAACAAGAGCCATTGTAGCTCGAGCTGAAGTTGATATGATGAAAGTAAGGGGAGAGTATTTCATCGCGAACAAGACCAGTCTTGATAATGCAGTTATTGGTGATACATCAGGTGATTACAGGAAGTTCCTGATGACACTGCTTGGTGCCAAAGTGTAG